The DNA region TGGCGGTGCAGTGAGGGGGCCTCAAGCTGTGCATGGATCCTGAAAGTGTAAGCATCACCATTCCCTGGAAAATGAAATCGTTGAGAAATTAACAGTAGTCAATTATTTGTGGTTGTGGCATCAACTATTCATTTAATGAGAATACATCAGACTAAAATCTGTTAGTTTATGATATTAAATCAATTAGGGTAAGGGATTCAAGCATGTCAAGTCAAATTTGCATAAAATTTGAACTTGTCTAATATAAGAAGACCATTCTTTCGCATCCCTAGCCCCTACAAGGTGATCCACGTATACTAAAATCACCTAGAAATAGCCAGTGAGCATTAGCCCAAGTGGCACTATGGATGTCATTTGTTACATCGGCTCATGTTCCCCCtttgtaaataataataaaaaaaaaccccTAGAAAAGAGTTGCTCTATTTTTGTTCTTACCACTGCATATATGCAAGAGAAGACGATAATGGTGAGAAACCGTCCCAAATAAGCATCAGCTACAAAAGCTCCAAACAAGGTGAGAACATAGGCTGCGCCGGCCCAATTGGTGACATGAGTGGCGGCCACCGGCAGTGGCTGATGCATTTCCCCCACCAGATATGCCACCATGTTTACAGCTATTGCGAAGAATGCAAACCTCTCTGCCACCTCACTCACTTACATCAAACGTAACACCACAGAATCAAAAGTATAAATATTCTCGTATGTTAAAAAAACAACTATGAAATTAGAAAATAGTAAATCGTAGATTTTCAAGAAAAACCTATGATGAAAGGGGAGGCTTTCCACCCTCCAGTTTTTCGTTTATCTGCTATCACCCCTTTATAGTTAACACAGCCATTGGAAACCAGAGTTGAAGATTCCAATGTTTCTTCCTATGAAAATCCAATCCAGGAAGGACCcataaatttaaaaacaaaaatgaaaCATAAGAAGAAAGAAATATCAGTGGCATACCTTGGTGAACCTGTCGGATTCCATAATCACGTCCATGGGCACTTTCCAAAGAGTACTTTCAGTAATATTCATAAAAATGATAAGATCGTATATATTGCACTTCGGCCAACGGAATCATAGCTTAAGATTCTGATTATCTAATGCagcaaataattattatttattatttattataacttATAAATGTAGTTGGAGACAATTATGCTCTTATTTACAGCATTTTGATATGCTGTAAAATTTTGTTAAACTGATACAGTGAATCGCTTTTATTACAAAAATTTAATGAAATCACGaaaaatattattgattttcAAGATTTAGTTTATtacttgaaataatttttttcttaaatatcttttccttaataataagattatgtgaaatatttaattaaggattttatcTTTCTAGATATGTGatatttatgatatgatatcatTGGAAAGCTATAAATAAGATAAACAAGCTTATGTAAATGATCTTCGATTTTACATTTTTGACCGTCGACCTTCATTTTCACTTTTGGTCACCGTGAACTTCAGAGAAAAACAATTCACACGGACATTGCTATTTTGAAGAGTGTTGTTTCACATATTGTTGTGATTGTTGGAGACATATGTAAACAACACACGAGGAAGTGTTGACTGAAGATCGTGTTTTTATGACTCCAGTTTTCGACAACGTGTTTTGTTTTTTCTTGAATACGTTTTAGTCtggttatttgttttaaaaagcAATTTTTTTTCCTCGACGTATTGAGAAAATTAGTTTTCGTTAAAATCACTAGTGTTGATTTTTGTAAACTCAAtttggttttctagtgattattttGCCATGAGATATCGCGcaagtatttatttattttgtgtaCAATTATTTCTGAGTTGTTTTGATTAAAGTTATTTATTAGCGTGTTATATTATTTTGTTGCATATTGTCAATAAATATTACAACATCGGAGAcaacatttaaatttgatatACACAACTTTTTACACtttatgttaaattaaatcctctACAAACTGAAAATAAGATTGGTACACTTTCCGATGGAGTTCATTCTACAAATTAAATATTACGTTTACATGCATGGAAAATGTGTAATTCTTACTTTATGTATTGTCCTTGAATTATATATAACATTACATACGGAttgaattaatattaatattttacaaTAATATGAAAATCAGGTAAATCGTAACAAGCAAATTATACAAGACAGTTTGTGGTTGAACATTTTGTCCATCAGATTTGAATTAACAACTACTGCCAATATTCATGGCACTGACAAATATTTCTCCATGAATCAATAAATGGGGTGGTTCGCATAATAATGTCAGAGGCATAAATGCAGTAAATGAGGGGCCgtctataaataaatatactCGACATTAATTAATTTGTTCAGAATTTCTTTTTACATAAATTtagaatattaatttaattatgcaTGTGATTCCTACGGACACAAAattaacataaagttcaattaGATGCTATATATATTAGCTTACTTTTTACCAAGGTTATAAAAAGCGTGAAGCGCTCCGAAGCGCGGATATCGAGCTCCAAGCTTTTCAAGCTTAGCGAGATTAGCACAGATTTAAGTGTGAAAAAACgtttttatttttagtgtaattataattatctcaaaccaataaatagataaaataatacataaatatgataaCTTTAAGTCTGATATATTAATTCATATATTTAtgaaagcataaaaatctcaaaattgcaatctttatttgtttttgacAACTAGACCACATtaaaaaatgctaaatatttgtcaaatcattatcagacatgcttaatcataattaaaattaaaaaataaacatctaaattataaacctaatttattattctaaaataaaaagacataccttcgaaataaaattttaaaataaatagatgcGATTAATTGTGCTTAATCACACTTAATTAAACGTCTTAATTACACTTAATTCGGACAAACTACAATTTAACCGCTTTTTTCCGTTTTTCTCCTAATTAGCGGGACATTTTGTCGAGCTTCAAACTTAAACACCCTTAAACGGAGCTTAAACGAGCTTTTTAGAACACCGTTTCGTACCAGTGCCCGAACCACTCTATAGCATGGACAACAATACGACAAAATTTATTGAaacaaataccacaattcacAATTGTCTGTGCGTGATTTAGATAATACGCgccctcgatttttttttttcagtctCTGGgtatttttttagtaccacatttCCACATGAAGTATATCACATTTCCACCTGAAGTGTACCACATTTTGTATGACATAGTACCACAATTTTGTGGGTAAGAAATGAACCCAAAAAAATGTTTTGATTGGAGATTTTTCATCAACTTCCCCAAGCTAATACTATGAGTGTATCCATtagataaaatataaaataaaacagAAAATCAAACATTTACTGGGTCGGACTAATTCGCTTCCAGCCGTAGTCCACGTGTTGAAAATCAGACGTCCCTGGCTGCATGAATCCTGGGATTGTTACCAATTATTCGTATCAGGAGACTGGATATTCTCCCCACTTCAAATATCGTTCTTCAGAAATACTGAAAATTCCCTCAAGGTCTCACCTTTTAAAAAATAGATCTCAGAATTTAAAGATTGTGTGGAGCGAAAAAAGATGAATTTTCAGTTTATTCATATTCAATTTGTGTATCCACTAGTGGGTTTGACTCTTGTTGCCTTGATCGGGCTTTCTAAAGGTGGGACAACAAGTTGTTATATCCGAAAGAATGGGCTGAGTGAAGATATGCCACTGGACAGCGATGTGTTTCAAGCGCCTCCTGGTTACAATGCTCCCCAGCAAGTAACATTCTGTTCTTGAAATCAATATTTCATCTCTTTTGCTTTAATCCGCGAAACATACTGTTGTTTATGTATTCATTTTTGGATAAACCATTTTTTTGCCTTCCAATTTTACTCGAGCATCAGCTCCCTAGTGACTATATTTATCGAAATCGAATGTGAAGTTCGATAACATTTAGCTCATTCAAGTACATCCTGCTACTGATCCACCGTGTGCTGCAGGGGAAATGTGCTTATTCATTTAGAAATTTGGATGTGTTATCACTTTGTAATGAATTTCAGCGTCGTGTTCGAATTAGGAATGTCACAACAATTTCACTTGCTTAACAAAATCACTCTGTCCAAACACATCCTTAAAGAAACGAATTTTGGTTGATGATCCACGTTGCATCTTTTCCGTTCTTGGTAATTTTAGTTTGGTTTTTGAAAGGTTCACATAACGCAAGGGGACCATAGAGGCAGGGCTGTAATTGTCTCTTGGATTACACCGAATGAGCCTGGTTCAAATCAAGTGATCTACTGGGATGAAACTAGTCTGATCAAAAGATCTGCAGAAGCCATTGTTGTCCGATACAATTTCTATAATTATACCTCTGGTTACATTCATCATGCCTCTATCGAGAAATTGAAGGTGGGTTTTACTTTACGTGCTCGATTCACATTGATATATGATCTTcaatcattttatttttctatcAGTAAAACTCTGAATTGAAATTGCAGTATGGTACCAAATACTACTACGAGGTTGGACTTGGTGATACAAAACGACAGTTTTGGTTCTTTACACCTCCTAAACCAGGCCCTGATGTTCCCTATACATTTGGTCTTATAGGTATGGCTTACACATGAAAACAATTCTGAATTTTGTCGATATTAAAGCTTGCTCAATGGACCAAAAGGGAAAATAGAGGACAGAAAAGAGGCTTGATGATGTTTTTATTTGATAATTGTGGTAGATTTAATCTCTCAAGTTTCTTGTAAACTTGTTTCTTATGTTTTTCAATATTTGCCTGCACTTGCTTGGTTTTTCACATACCTCACCCCCATGTCTCTACCACCTGAGCTATTTGGTTGGGCGCTGCAAAATAAGAATTTTGtatttgatcatgattttttGTACCCTTGATGACCGGATAACGGGTATTACATGTGATTCATTTGATTTTGTATACCGAGtgataagaaatatgaaaataaaatgcCAATAAGAAGCATAACATTCACTTCTGTTGTCAGCCCACTCTGTTTAGCATTTTGAGCAGGTGATCTTGGTCAAACACATGATTCCAATCGAACGCTAACTCATTATGAGCTCAACCCGATGAAAGGCCAGACTTTGCTGTTTGTTGGAGACCTGTCCTATGCTGATAGCTATCCATTTCATGATAACAAAAGGTGGGATACATGGGGGCGATTCATAGAGAGAAATGCAGGATATCAACCATGGATTTGGACTGCTGGGAATCATGAAATTGATTTTGTTCCCGATCATGTAAGCCTTTGCACTTTATTGGCTAATAAATCGATTGTTGAACttgtaataaattataataatgcTGGTTGTGGTGGTTTATGGTGGTTTTCCAATTGTCTTTAAATATTCCGAATACGATGAAAGCAACACTTTGTTGCAGGGTGAAACGAAACCCTTCAAACCCTACAAACACCGTTTTTTCGTACCTTATAGATCATCAGCAAGTACATCTCCCCTTTGGTACTCAATCAAGAGAGCTTCTGCATACATAATTGTCATGTCTTCCTACTCAGCATATGGTATGATTTTATAGTCTATCATATGTATCCAacatttttttttgtagatttCTTATCACTGCATTTTTTTCAAGGGAAATATACACCTCAATACAAATGGCTCACAAGTGAGCTGCAGAAAGTGAACCGCAAAGTGACACCATGGCTCATTGTACTCGTGCACTGTCCAATGTATAGCAGCTATGTTCATCACTTTATGGAAGGGGAGACTATGCGAGTTTTATATGAACCATGGTTTGTGAAGTATAGAGTTGATGTAGTATTTGCTGGTCATGTTCATGCATACGAACGATCTGTaagtttatctgattttgactcTGATCTGAAATAGAGTGCATCTAAGTTTGAGTCTGCCTCTGATTTGAAATGAAGAAACCTGAATCAACTTCAATAATCCAGTATGAGTGATACCCTTAATTTACTCTTAACGCAATATCATGAGATGctaaaaacttcaagaaaccTTAAGTTTTACTTGTGTGACAGGAACGTATATCCAACATTGCATACAACGTTGTTAATGGGGAATGCACTCCGACACGCGATGACTCTGCTCCAGTCTATATAACCATTGGAGACGGAGGAAATCAAGAAGGCCTAGTCAAGAAGTACAGATAACTTgtcttgaaatttcaaaatgtATGGAGTCTGCTATCTCGAGAACTTGAAATCATTCGAATGTTTCCTTGTAGGATGACAGAGCCGCAACCAAGTTACTCCGCTCATCGTGAAGCCAGCTTTGGTCATGGCATATTCGATATAAAGAACCGGactcatgcatattttggtTGGCATCGCAATCAAGATAAATATGCTGTGGAAGCTGACTCTGTTTGGTTACTTAACCGGTACTGGAAATCTGTTGAAGAAACTTCTGTAGCTGTACTATGAAGACAAAAGGCATGTTTTATAGGTAAATATAGTAATGTATTCTAGGCTGCTTGAGTTAAGAGTTTTACTGTATAAAATCTCGTTTCTGTAAGTTCAGAATTTATGGTTTCCATGTATGTAAGCATATCACGATTTCTTAAACATGGACGTGTTATTTTGTATATGAGCTCCTTATTAAGGTTTTCTGGGTGGAATTTGTGATGGTTAACTTATTATTGGTTATAAAGTATCCCATATATTATGCAGCAATCTTAACATTTTTTTATGTCATCATTAATTCCCTGCCATATTCTTAATATTGTTTGTAAAGATTCTTCACTAATGATTGTGTTCGAGTGTTAATCAGTGGAGAAACCAAAGTGAAAAATCACCTTTTATGCAGAAAAACCCTTAATTGTTGATATCTGTTTTGGCCTCTCAACTTTTGAAACTTTCGAAAGAACTTTAAAAAGTTGAAACCTGAACCTAGTCGTCATACATATTATGTAATTTCTTTTCTGCTTTTGATTCAATcttcttctgtttttttttaacaaagtaTTATTCAATTACAATTCTTCAAACTACTATTacttttgtttaaaatattacTTCAAAAATAGTGAGAGATTCTATAATGTAAATACCATAATCATTAAATACACCAAATGCTCTTTATTATGGAGAAAGATGGCGGCGCCTCTTCATCATTTTTACATTAAACTTCACATTATACTTTTGAGGACAAGATAATTAATGTAATGACAATAATTATACCAACCAAACTTCACACACCCGATCGTGTGGTTAGCTACACAAGAGCAACATAACAATACTATAGAATATTATACAAAGTTTTATTAATCTAATATCTATATATACCATATGACATTATAAGAAACAACATGATTTTGACCTTCTACATTAAttatatttcaaagtattataaTTACGCCGTGTAAGAATTTTAATGATAGAATTTGACCTTAGATCTCAGGTTTTGAAGATTTTTTCTCCGACTTCTAGAAAGTCCAGGGGAAAGGGACACCATCGCTATAATGATTTCCGTAGTCCAGATTGCAAGCAAAAGACCCGGGATCGTCCACAATGCTAAAAGAAGTGTCTTTTACCGCCTCAGCCCATAATGATGAATCATCAACCTCTGGAAAATTCACATTCAAATTCTCACTTGCACTCACAAATTCTCCGACAACCTGATAACAGTTAATCGGGGTAGAAATCTGATCATTACATGTAAAGCAAGGATCGAGATGGTTTTTGACAAGATTGGATCGTTCATTGGCCGAAAATGCGAGATTCTGCGcaaaattcaaatcattttcTTGGTTCTCAATGTTTCTTGAGGGTGAAGCTTCGGTTTGGGAAGAAACAGGGCCCTGACTTTTCGACTTTTCTTCGTACAAAAGGGGAAGGTTGACCTTAGCATCCGGGCCATGCAGCTTACGCGCTGCTGCATCGTAGGCCACCGCAGCATCAAATGAGGTGTCGAAAGTGCCGAGCCAGACACGTTGGCCGCTGTTTGGCTCGCGTATTTCGGCTACCCATTTGCCCCAAGTGCGCTGTCTCACTCCTTTGTACGAGCAGGAAGCGTTTTCTGGGCCACCTTTGCCTCTCATGCAGCCCTTTCTTGAACTGGCCCGAGCAACCTTCCGCACCCTTCTCTCCTCCCCCATAGAAACCACGGATTTCAACATTTCGAATCGATTGGTAACTGCTGAAATGGTGTGCTATAAGCCAGAAAAATGAGGAGAAATGCGAGTGAAGAATGAAAATGTGGTCTTTCCGATCGAAAAATTCAGTATTTATAGATGAAGAAAGTGGGGAATGGGTGTAATTTGTGATCGAGACGGAAAAAAGGGACTAGTACGTGTCTCCGGGTGAAGTTTGCCATTGATACTTGGCAACAGAAACTTATTTTATCGTGTCCGTTTTTCCGAATTACTCAGGACTTGACGTTAATCAGCTCCGAAGACTTACACGACCATTGTCAGGACTCACACTTTCGGGACAAATATGATACTTCATGATCAATAAATAAGTCAGAAAACTCAAATAAACAAAGACAATTTTATGCGTAGAAAtccttttcagttaaataaaaaagaaaaatatcacCAAAAGTATAAGagacatattttatttttgttgaaaacaaTTATGTAATCGCATCATATGATTGTGTAATATGATTGATAAAAAGTTGATCGGTACAGGTTATTTATGTCGTgtcaataattatatattaattaatattttatttgtacgATTTACTAAatgttatttatataattaattattaaaattaataaatattatcatttgaaaatctattcaaattattgatataatataatgaatatatttatattataaaagttattataaaaaaatgtttatatcATTTGAGATAACAGTAATACGAGAATAACAATCTTATTCTAACCATGCAATGGAATTGATCTGATGATAATATTTTCCAAATTCCATTATAAACATGTGATCGAAAGAGGCCGATCCATCG from Primulina tabacum isolate GXHZ01 chromosome 14, ASM2559414v2, whole genome shotgun sequence includes:
- the LOC142525085 gene encoding purple acid phosphatase 2-like; translation: MNFQFIHIQFVYPLVGLTLVALIGLSKGGTTSCYIRKNGLSEDMPLDSDVFQAPPGYNAPQQVHITQGDHRGRAVIVSWITPNEPGSNQVIYWDETSLIKRSAEAIVVRYNFYNYTSGYIHHASIEKLKYGTKYYYEVGLGDTKRQFWFFTPPKPGPDVPYTFGLIGDLGQTHDSNRTLTHYELNPMKGQTLLFVGDLSYADSYPFHDNKRWDTWGRFIERNAGYQPWIWTAGNHEIDFVPDHGETKPFKPYKHRFFVPYRSSASTSPLWYSIKRASAYIIVMSSYSAYGKYTPQYKWLTSELQKVNRKVTPWLIVLVHCPMYSSYVHHFMEGETMRVLYEPWFVKYRVDVVFAGHVHAYERSERISNIAYNVVNGECTPTRDDSAPVYITIGDGGNQEGLVKKMTEPQPSYSAHREASFGHGIFDIKNRTHAYFGWHRNQDKYAVEADSVWLLNRYWKSVEETSVAVL
- the LOC142525276 gene encoding dehydration-responsive element-binding protein 2D-like; amino-acid sequence: MLKSVVSMGEERRVRKVARASSRKGCMRGKGGPENASCSYKGVRQRTWGKWVAEIREPNSGQRVWLGTFDTSFDAAVAYDAAARKLHGPDAKVNLPLLYEEKSKSQGPVSSQTEASPSRNIENQENDLNFAQNLAFSANERSNLVKNHLDPCFTCNDQISTPINCYQVVGEFVSASENLNVNFPEVDDSSLWAEAVKDTSFSIVDDPGSFACNLDYGNHYSDGVPFPWTF